One stretch of Euphorbia lathyris chromosome 7, ddEupLath1.1, whole genome shotgun sequence DNA includes these proteins:
- the LOC136234979 gene encoding uncharacterized protein: MTSQATLEASLENQSQDLLCSNCKAAHLYWKGAELPLKVYKIQGHSMIEWASQVLAQMSRKEIGMYVGVIWALWTERNCKAHGKQTLDVPKAIETMIKLIQKAAVERRLTPTGVSKINCDASFRPTNNNSSFGVVLHDHKGRIQFGGSSPIGLSYTTLEEELQAILQSLRLARAEGYLAIQVASDSLEAINLINSCSSHLNWVGLLVHDTLLEARWFNSLTFTHEWSYIAFRKCRTSPVNSCQGLGSLLRKEIGVDSK, translated from the exons ATGACTTCTCAAGCAACACTTGAAGCATCTTTAGAGAATCAATCTCAAGATTTGCTCTGCTCAA ATTGCAAAGCCGCACATTTGTATTGGAAAGGGGCTGAGCTTCCACTAAAAGTCTACAAAATACAGGGCCACTCAATGATTGAATGGGCCTCTCAAGTGCTAGCTCAAATGTCCAGAAAAGAAATTGGAATGTATGTAGGGGTAATATGGGCCCTATGGACTGAAAGAAACTGCAAAGCCCATGGTAAACAAACTCTAGACGTGCCAAAAGCAATCGAGACAATGATCAAACTCATTCAAAAGGCAGCAGTCGAAAGAAGACTTACACCAACCGGAGTCAGCAAAATCAATTGCGATGCTTCATTTAGGCCGACTAACAATAACAGCTCTTTTGGCGTTGTGCTTCACGATCATAAGGGGAGGATTCAGTTTGGTGGTAGCAGTCCGATAGGTCTCTCCTACACTACGCTGGAGGAAGAACTACAAGCAATCCTACAAAGTCTCAGGCTGGCTCGAGCAGAAGGATACCTAGCAATTCAGGTTGCATCGGATTCCCTTGAAGctataaacctaattaataGTTGCTCCAGCCATCTTAACTGGGTCGGTCTTCTTGTGCACGACACCCTTCTGGAAGCAAGGTGGTTTAATAGCCTGACTTTTACTCATGAATGGAGCTATATTGCTTTCAGGAAATGCAG AACTTCACCAGTAAATTCTTGCCAAGGCCTTGGCTCATTACTTCGGAAAGAAATTGGTGTTG ATTCAAAATAA